A genomic region of Macaca thibetana thibetana isolate TM-01 chromosome 14, ASM2454274v1, whole genome shotgun sequence contains the following coding sequences:
- the LOC126935383 gene encoding aldehyde dehydrogenase family 3 member B1-like → MSKKGGGGAVKNPGAEPTLGMDPFKDTLWRLREAFKSGRTRPAEFRAAQLQGLGRFLQENKQLLQDALAQDLHKLGFEADVSEIITSQNEVDYALKNLQAWMKDEPGSTNLFTKLDSVFIRKEPFGLVLIIAPWNYPVNLTLVPLVGALAAGNCVVLKPSEISQGTEKVLAEVLPQYLDQSCFAVVLGGPQETGQLLEHKFDYIFFTGSPRVGKIVMTAAAKHLTPVTLELGGKNPCYVDDNCDPQTVANRVAWFRYFNAGQTCVAPDYVLCSPEMQERLLPALQSTITRFYGDDPQSSPNLGRIINQKQFQRLRALLGCGHVAIGGQSDESDRYIAPTVLVDVQETEPVMQEEIFGPILPIVNVRSVDEAIEFINRQEKPLALYAFSNSSQVGVQPGWGQ, encoded by the exons ATGTCCAAGAAAGGGGGTGGAGGTGCAGTGAAGAACCCGGGAGCAGAGCCCACGCTGGG GATGGACCCCTTCAAGGACACGCTGTGGCGGCTGCGGGAGGCCTTCAAGTCGGGGCGCACGCGGCCGGCCGAGTTCCGGGCTGCGCAGCTCCAAGGCCTGGGCCGCTTTCTTCAAGAAAACAAGCAGCTTCTGCAAGACGCACTGGCCCAGGACCTGCATAAG TTAGGCTTCGAGGCAGACGTATCTGAGATCATCACCAGCCAGAATGAGGTCGACTATGCCCTCAAGAACCTGCAGGCCTGGATGAAGGACGAACCGGGCTCCACGAACCTG TTCACGAAGCTGGACTCGGTCTTCATCCGGAAGGAACCCTTTGGCCTGGTCCTCATCATCGCGCCCTGGAACTACCCCGTGAACCTGACCCTGGTGCCCCTGGTGGGCGCCCTCGCTGCAG GGAATTGCGTGGTGCTGAAGCCATCAGAAATCAGCCAGGGCACAGAGAAGGTCCTGGCTGAGGTGCTGCCCCAGTACCTGGACCAG AGCTGCTTTGCCGTGGTGCTGGGCGGGCCCCAGGAGACAGGGCAGCTGCTGGAGCACAAGTTTGACTACATCTTCTTCACGG GGAGCCCTCGTGTGGGCAAGATTGTCATGACTGCTGCCGCCAAGCACCTGACACCTGTCACCCTGGAGCTGGGGGGCAAGAACCCCTGCTACGTGGACGACAACTGCGACCCCCAGACCGTGGCCAACCGCGTGGCCTGGTTCCGCTACTTCAACGCCGGCCAGACCTGCGTGGCCCCCGACTACGTCCTGTGCAGCCCCGAGATGCAGGAGAGGCTGCTGCCTGCCCTGCAGAGCACCATCACCCGTTTCTATGGCGACGACCCCCAGAGCTCCCCAAACCTGGGCCGCATCATCAACCAGAAACAGTTCCAGCGGCTGCGGGCACTGCTGGGCTGCGGCCACGTGGCCATTGGGGGCCAGAGTGACGAGAGCGATCGCTACATCG CCCCCACAGTGCTGGTGGACGTGCAGGAGACGGAGCCGGTGATGCAGGAGGAGATCTTCGGGCCCATCCTGCCCATCGTAAATGTGCGGAGCGTGGACGAGGCCATCGAGTTCATCAACAGGCAGGAGAAGCCCCTGGCCCTGTACGCCTTCTCCAACAGCAGCCAGGTGGGTGTACAACCAGGTTGGGGGCAATGA